In Streptomyces canus, one DNA window encodes the following:
- a CDS encoding MFS transporter: MAVLEPRDTDVADDPEVLSVNEVEEGVLGRSYRALSIGIVSVVLLIAFEATAVGTAMPVAARELDGVALYAFAFSGYFTTSLFGMVLAGQWADRRGPLGALAGGIAGFGAGLLLSGTAGAMWQFILGRAVQGFGGGLVIVALYVVVGRAYPERLRPAIMAAFAAGWVVPSIVGPLAAGAVTEHLGWRWVFVGIPVLVVFPLVFALPQIRRRASGPVDDDHGEAAFDRRRIRLALGISLGAGLLQYAAQDLRPLSLLPGLAGVALLVPAVLGLLPRGTYRAARGLPSVVLLRGVAAGSFVAAESFVPLMLVTQRGLSPTLAGFSLAAGGGTWALGSWVQSRARVEPYRERLMTGGMVLVAAAIAAAPSVLIHSVPVWTVAVAWGFGCFGMGLVISSTSVLLLHLSAPDEAGTNSASLQISDGLSNAVLLAAGGAAFAALGGGTVSHTATEASGSHPAAFAVVFLPMAGVALVGAWVTTRLHATTRPGSPRT; the protein is encoded by the coding sequence ATGGCAGTCCTGGAACCGCGTGACACCGATGTCGCCGACGACCCTGAGGTCCTGTCCGTCAACGAGGTGGAGGAGGGGGTGCTGGGGCGTTCGTACCGGGCGCTGAGTATCGGCATCGTGTCCGTCGTGCTGCTCATCGCGTTCGAGGCCACCGCTGTCGGGACCGCGATGCCGGTTGCCGCGCGGGAGTTGGACGGGGTCGCGCTCTACGCGTTCGCGTTCTCCGGGTACTTCACCACCAGCCTGTTCGGGATGGTGCTGGCCGGGCAGTGGGCGGATCGGCGGGGGCCCCTCGGGGCGTTGGCCGGCGGGATCGCCGGCTTCGGTGCCGGGTTGTTGCTGTCCGGGACGGCCGGCGCGATGTGGCAGTTCATTCTCGGACGGGCCGTGCAGGGGTTCGGGGGCGGTCTGGTCATCGTGGCGCTGTATGTCGTCGTCGGGCGGGCCTACCCGGAGCGGCTGCGGCCCGCGATCATGGCGGCGTTCGCGGCAGGCTGGGTCGTGCCCTCGATCGTGGGGCCGCTCGCGGCCGGGGCCGTGACCGAGCACCTCGGGTGGCGGTGGGTGTTCGTCGGGATTCCGGTCCTGGTGGTCTTTCCGCTGGTGTTCGCCCTGCCGCAGATTCGGCGGCGGGCGTCCGGGCCGGTCGACGACGACCATGGAGAGGCCGCCTTCGACCGTCGCCGCATCCGGCTCGCCCTCGGGATCTCCCTCGGCGCCGGGCTCCTCCAGTACGCCGCCCAGGATCTGCGTCCCCTCTCCCTGCTCCCCGGCCTCGCGGGCGTCGCGCTGCTCGTGCCGGCCGTGCTCGGGCTGCTTCCGCGCGGGACGTACCGGGCGGCACGCGGGCTGCCCTCCGTCGTGCTGTTGCGCGGGGTCGCCGCGGGGTCCTTCGTCGCCGCCGAGTCCTTCGTGCCGTTGATGCTGGTCACCCAGCGGGGGCTGTCGCCGACGCTGGCCGGGTTCTCGCTCGCGGCGGGCGGCGGTACGTGGGCGCTGGGGTCGTGGGTGCAGTCGCGGGCGCGGGTGGAGCCGTACCGGGAACGGCTGATGACCGGGGGGATGGTTCTGGTCGCGGCCGCGATCGCCGCCGCGCCGAGTGTGCTGATCCACTCCGTGCCCGTCTGGACCGTCGCCGTCGCCTGGGGTTTCGGCTGCTTCGGGATGGGGCTGGTGATCTCCTCGACCAGTGTGCTTCTGCTGCATCTCTCCGCCCCCGACGAGGCCGGCACCAACTCCGCCTCCCTCCAGATCTCCGACGGCCTCTCCAACGCCGTCCTGCTGGCGGCGGGGGGTGCGGCCTTCGCGGCGCTGGGCGGCGGCACGGTGAGCCATACGGCGACGGAGGCATCCGGCTCCCATCCGGCCGCGTTCGCCGTGGTGTTCCTGCCGATGGCGGGGGTGGCGTTGGTGGGGGCGTGGGTGACGACCCGACTGCACGCCACAACGCGACCTGGCTCTCCCCGCACATGA
- a CDS encoding DNA methylase, with product MTQPRTFGEGPSDPATRSGRVPRPRLLDLFSCAGGAAIGYHRAGFAVDGCDIADRPNYPFPYHHGDALTYLAALIASGEIHRYAFVHASPPCQHGCALTVGTNASQGWGRTHVDLVAPVRDLLDATGLPYVMEQPNGRAKIRKDLTLCGEMFGLGVIRHRNFELGGWTTVQPAHAPHRGRVRGYRHGRFYDGPYVAAYGNGGGKPSVAELQAAMGITWTDVREELTEAIPPAYTEFIGRAHLAATATLGAAA from the coding sequence ATGACCCAACCGCGCACATTCGGCGAGGGCCCTTCGGACCCTGCCACCCGATCGGGGCGCGTGCCCCGGCCGCGCCTGCTGGATTTGTTCTCGTGCGCTGGCGGTGCCGCCATCGGCTACCACCGGGCCGGGTTCGCGGTGGACGGCTGTGACATCGCCGACCGCCCCAACTACCCCTTCCCCTACCACCACGGCGACGCTCTGACCTACCTCGCCGCCCTGATCGCCTCCGGTGAGATCCACCGGTACGCGTTCGTCCACGCCTCCCCGCCGTGCCAGCACGGATGCGCGCTGACCGTGGGCACCAACGCCTCCCAGGGATGGGGCCGCACGCACGTCGACCTGGTCGCCCCCGTCCGCGACCTCCTTGACGCAACCGGTCTGCCGTACGTGATGGAACAGCCCAACGGCCGCGCGAAGATCCGCAAGGACCTGACGCTGTGCGGTGAGATGTTCGGTCTCGGGGTCATCCGTCACCGCAACTTCGAGTTGGGTGGCTGGACCACCGTGCAGCCGGCGCACGCCCCGCACCGGGGCCGCGTGCGCGGCTACCGGCACGGCCGCTTCTACGACGGCCCCTATGTGGCCGCGTACGGCAACGGCGGCGGCAAGCCGTCCGTGGCGGAACTCCAGGCCGCCATGGGCATCACGTGGACCGACGTGCGCGAGGAACTGACGGAGGCGATCCCGCCCGCCTACACCGAGTTCATCGGCCGCGCCCACCTCGCCGCCACGGCGACACTGGGGGCGGCGGCATGA
- a CDS encoding cell division protein FtsK, whose amino-acid sequence MTENPTFPPPDAPESTDERTAEVLPFPLKKTDPTAPTDSPAPTDAGVVKPGEWEAELPDTDDPEAEGLTDGAPVDPPREVYPPSVAEWMEAKDKARLPVLPEWVKLPDQRTAVRKWAVRHYSAVIGYHAVRLPCIYTPKILWYSPRGAWRWSTAIGRWVFDAEGKGLRLASVANEDAAEYLKLSRQRNDRVRLRGIVAAIASLIGLAAALTLYVMAPSWLLLLAMAALTTTLGAVGAPADRPLIDMAKVTFRKRRLSSDIVIRAHEASGLTTKDQTIAFPRPIGRDGDGWRVVVDLPYGKTFEDAVKAHARLASGMDIAPTQLFLDKDETSGRRVSYWIADRDPLAVPSGKSPLLGATRVDFWKPFPWGVDERGNPVMATMLWLSLLVGAVPRQGKTFSARTIALAAALDPYVRLYVFDGKASPDWRKFALVAHRIGFGIVPKNGFDPVQHLLTSLRELKADVEDRYHRLSELPLHVCPEGKLTPEISRDKKLNMPLTLFVVDEVQEYLTHPEHGKEILSLMVYLARVAPAVGVSVMTSTQKPDDKACPSELRDQHQARFALRVGAYQVSDVILGAGSYSEGLDASKLLKSHKGVGLLKGMSDDSGIVRTYLADGRDAERILTRAAALREAEGTLSGDAVGEAPAPEVSATVLDDVAQVLGKGEAKVWSETIVDRLADLRPDVYGPWAELEAKPKAEALTAALKPFGIGTMQISRRIDGEQVNKRGIKREDIAAAITQRNEKRDAG is encoded by the coding sequence GTGACGGAGAATCCCACCTTCCCGCCCCCCGACGCCCCGGAGAGCACCGACGAACGGACGGCTGAGGTACTGCCGTTCCCGCTGAAGAAGACCGACCCCACCGCCCCGACCGACTCGCCCGCCCCGACCGACGCGGGTGTGGTGAAGCCGGGGGAGTGGGAGGCCGAACTCCCCGACACCGACGACCCGGAGGCCGAAGGGCTGACCGACGGGGCGCCGGTGGACCCGCCGCGCGAGGTCTACCCGCCTTCGGTCGCGGAGTGGATGGAGGCCAAGGACAAGGCACGCCTGCCGGTCCTTCCCGAGTGGGTCAAACTGCCGGACCAGCGAACGGCCGTGCGCAAGTGGGCCGTTCGGCACTACTCGGCTGTGATCGGCTACCACGCCGTTCGCCTGCCCTGCATCTACACCCCGAAGATCCTGTGGTACTCGCCGCGCGGGGCGTGGCGCTGGTCCACGGCGATCGGCCGGTGGGTGTTCGATGCCGAAGGCAAGGGCCTGCGCCTGGCGTCGGTGGCGAACGAGGACGCGGCGGAGTACCTGAAGCTGTCGCGGCAACGCAACGACCGCGTCCGCCTGCGGGGCATCGTCGCCGCGATCGCCTCCCTGATCGGCCTCGCCGCCGCCCTGACCCTGTACGTCATGGCCCCGTCCTGGCTCTTGCTGCTGGCCATGGCCGCGCTGACCACCACGCTCGGGGCGGTCGGGGCGCCGGCAGACCGGCCGCTGATCGACATGGCCAAGGTGACGTTCCGCAAGCGGCGGCTGTCCTCCGACATCGTCATCCGCGCCCACGAGGCGTCCGGGCTGACCACCAAGGATCAGACGATCGCCTTCCCGCGGCCGATCGGCCGGGACGGAGACGGCTGGCGCGTGGTGGTGGATCTGCCGTACGGCAAGACGTTCGAGGACGCGGTGAAGGCTCACGCCCGGCTCGCCTCCGGTATGGACATCGCCCCCACTCAACTCTTCCTCGACAAGGACGAGACGAGCGGGCGGCGGGTGTCGTACTGGATCGCCGACCGTGACCCGCTCGCCGTGCCGTCGGGCAAGTCCCCGCTGCTGGGGGCAACCAGGGTGGACTTCTGGAAGCCCTTCCCGTGGGGCGTGGACGAGCGGGGCAACCCGGTCATGGCGACCATGCTGTGGCTGTCCCTGCTGGTCGGCGCCGTGCCGCGTCAGGGCAAGACGTTCTCTGCCCGCACGATCGCGCTCGCCGCCGCGCTGGACCCGTACGTCAGGTTGTACGTGTTCGACGGCAAGGCATCGCCGGACTGGCGCAAGTTCGCGCTGGTCGCGCACCGCATCGGGTTCGGCATCGTGCCCAAGAACGGGTTCGACCCGGTTCAGCACCTGCTGACCTCGCTGCGCGAGCTGAAGGCGGACGTCGAGGACCGCTACCACCGGCTCTCCGAACTGCCGCTGCATGTCTGCCCGGAGGGCAAGCTCACCCCGGAGATCAGCCGGGACAAGAAGCTGAACATGCCGCTCACGCTGTTCGTGGTGGACGAGGTGCAGGAGTACCTGACCCACCCCGAGCACGGCAAGGAGATCCTGTCCCTGATGGTCTACCTCGCCCGGGTCGCGCCGGCCGTGGGTGTCTCGGTGATGACGTCGACGCAGAAGCCGGACGACAAGGCGTGCCCCTCCGAGCTGCGTGACCAGCACCAGGCCCGGTTCGCGCTGCGGGTCGGCGCCTACCAGGTCTCCGACGTCATCCTCGGTGCCGGGTCCTACAGCGAGGGCTTGGACGCGTCCAAGCTGCTCAAGTCCCACAAGGGCGTCGGTCTGCTCAAGGGCATGTCGGACGACTCCGGGATCGTGCGCACCTACCTCGCCGACGGCCGCGACGCGGAACGCATCCTCACCCGTGCCGCCGCGCTGCGGGAGGCGGAGGGCACGCTGTCCGGCGACGCGGTCGGCGAGGCCCCGGCGCCGGAGGTGTCCGCGACGGTCCTGGACGACGTCGCACAGGTGCTGGGCAAGGGCGAGGCCAAGGTGTGGTCCGAGACAATCGTCGACCGCCTCGCCGACCTGCGCCCCGACGTCTACGGCCCGTGGGCGGAGCTGGAGGCCAAGCCCAAGGCGGAAGCGCTCACCGCCGCGCTCAAGCCGTTCGGCATCGGCACCATGCAGATCAGCCGGCGCATCGACGGCGAACAGGTCAACAAGCGCGGCATCAAGCGCGAGGACATCGCCGCCGCGATTACGCAGCGCAACGAAAAGCGGGACGCCGGATAG
- a CDS encoding YfjI family protein has product MTPQPVDSSDLWAGLPTLQDPPGEDDTAPDVWEDPIPLTGRRERPPFPAHVFPAWLGEFVTAVAEETQTPVDLGGSVALAVLATAAGGRSVVHVRGNWREPTNLYTVVALPPGNRKSAVFSLLTDPLYEAEKQLKAAMKPVIVEAELTARLAKEAADKATTKAASADGDKRDEMVKTAIGLAQTADTLTVPAEPLLLADDCTPETVTSLIAEQGGRLSVMSDEGGIFDIIAGRYSGSPNMEVFLKGHAGGRLRVNRQTRREYVDAPALTMGLAVQPDVLVDMGKIKGGKGRGLLGRFLYSLPVSTVGERKVITDPVPEQTAATYAARVIDLTLSLADWTDPAVIQLTPEADAALIVYQQRVEPRLKERGGTLGHINDWAGKLVGAIARMAALLHLAEHGGNGYAHPVTEATMNAAIELGEYYTAHALAVFDAMGADLVLSRARSVLDALRDNQWEDVSRRDVFSVLSRSEVPTIADLEPALALLEDHGYLRSYQPERTGKRGRPPAPRLQAHPALRHGGR; this is encoded by the coding sequence ATGACTCCACAGCCTGTGGACAGCTCCGACCTATGGGCCGGACTGCCCACCCTGCAAGACCCGCCCGGCGAGGACGACACGGCACCGGACGTGTGGGAGGACCCCATTCCCCTCACCGGCCGCCGCGAACGTCCGCCGTTCCCCGCTCACGTCTTCCCTGCCTGGTTGGGGGAGTTCGTGACGGCCGTCGCCGAGGAGACGCAGACACCGGTGGACCTCGGAGGGTCGGTCGCCCTCGCCGTGCTCGCCACGGCGGCCGGTGGCCGGTCGGTGGTTCATGTGCGCGGCAACTGGCGCGAGCCCACCAACCTCTACACCGTGGTGGCGCTTCCACCCGGCAACCGCAAGTCCGCTGTCTTCTCCCTGCTGACCGACCCGCTGTATGAGGCGGAGAAGCAGCTCAAGGCGGCGATGAAGCCGGTCATCGTCGAGGCGGAGCTGACGGCGAGGCTGGCCAAGGAGGCGGCGGACAAGGCCACCACCAAGGCCGCGTCCGCCGACGGCGACAAGCGCGACGAGATGGTGAAGACCGCCATCGGACTCGCGCAGACCGCCGACACGCTCACCGTGCCGGCCGAACCCCTCCTGCTCGCCGACGACTGCACACCCGAGACGGTCACCTCGCTGATCGCGGAACAGGGCGGCCGGCTGTCGGTGATGAGCGATGAGGGCGGAATCTTCGACATCATCGCCGGTCGCTACTCGGGCAGTCCCAACATGGAGGTCTTCCTCAAAGGCCATGCCGGGGGCCGCCTGCGGGTGAACCGGCAGACCCGCCGTGAGTACGTGGACGCTCCCGCTCTGACCATGGGACTGGCCGTTCAACCCGATGTGCTCGTCGACATGGGGAAGATCAAGGGCGGGAAGGGGCGCGGACTGTTGGGCCGCTTCCTGTACTCGCTGCCGGTGTCGACGGTCGGCGAGCGGAAGGTCATCACCGACCCGGTCCCCGAGCAGACCGCCGCCACCTACGCCGCGAGGGTCATCGACCTCACCCTGTCGCTCGCGGACTGGACCGACCCGGCCGTCATCCAACTCACCCCCGAGGCGGACGCGGCCCTGATCGTGTATCAGCAACGAGTCGAACCGCGGCTCAAGGAACGCGGCGGGACACTGGGCCACATCAACGACTGGGCCGGGAAACTCGTCGGAGCGATCGCCCGCATGGCCGCGTTGTTGCACCTCGCCGAACACGGCGGCAACGGCTACGCCCACCCGGTCACCGAGGCCACCATGAACGCGGCAATCGAGCTGGGGGAGTACTACACCGCCCACGCCCTCGCCGTCTTCGACGCCATGGGCGCCGATCTGGTCCTGTCCCGCGCCCGCAGCGTGCTGGACGCGCTGAGGGACAACCAGTGGGAGGACGTCAGCCGACGGGACGTCTTCAGCGTCCTGTCCCGCAGCGAGGTCCCCACCATCGCCGACCTCGAACCCGCCCTCGCGCTCCTGGAAGACCACGGATACCTGCGGTCCTACCAGCCCGAGCGCACCGGCAAGCGCGGACGTCCCCCGGCACCCCGCCTACAGGCCCACCCCGCCCTGCGCCACGGCGGCCGGTGA
- a CDS encoding bifunctional DNA primase/polymerase, producing the protein MNATPEVLRVALALAAAGLPILPLRAGKVPFGNCRTCRGNTCGGRPNMKAAGPCRCPAPCHAWGAATTDPHVLTSPAWVRAWRAAVAIAYHPGGAGLTVVDLDNATAVAWARATLPATRTVPTTRGEHWLYQGAMPSANAVRPGVDIKSLTQYARWLGPGAGRMVALPSTVRALVVKEETTPGRRGVASSPRTLAPWSRQVATGCRHTERYVRTGLERGLALVRARTESGAGSQAFGVARFLAAQHTDCPGPCGLAAIGEEIVTAAVSVGVPEGYARRAVTNGLEAAGERAA; encoded by the coding sequence ATGAACGCGACACCTGAAGTCCTGCGGGTTGCCCTCGCCCTCGCGGCGGCCGGCCTCCCGATCCTGCCCCTGCGAGCGGGCAAGGTCCCATTCGGCAACTGCCGGACGTGCAGGGGGAACACGTGCGGTGGCCGGCCCAACATGAAGGCGGCGGGACCCTGCCGGTGCCCCGCGCCGTGCCACGCGTGGGGGGCTGCGACCACCGACCCGCACGTCCTCACCTCGCCTGCATGGGTGCGGGCGTGGCGGGCGGCGGTGGCCATCGCCTACCACCCCGGAGGGGCCGGACTGACCGTCGTCGACCTCGACAACGCGACGGCCGTCGCATGGGCCCGCGCAACCCTGCCCGCCACCCGGACCGTGCCGACCACGCGCGGCGAGCACTGGCTCTACCAGGGCGCCATGCCGTCCGCGAACGCGGTCCGGCCGGGCGTCGACATCAAGTCCCTGACTCAGTACGCACGTTGGCTCGGACCCGGCGCCGGTCGCATGGTGGCCCTACCGTCCACCGTCCGCGCCCTGGTCGTGAAGGAAGAGACCACCCCCGGCCGGCGCGGGGTGGCATCTTCTCCTCGCACCCTCGCCCCGTGGTCGCGGCAGGTGGCCACCGGGTGCCGCCACACCGAGCGCTACGTCCGCACCGGTCTGGAACGCGGCCTCGCACTCGTGAGGGCCCGCACCGAATCCGGCGCAGGCTCCCAGGCGTTCGGCGTCGCCCGGTTCCTCGCCGCCCAACACACTGACTGCCCCGGACCATGCGGCCTCGCGGCGATCGGCGAGGAGATCGTGACCGCCGCCGTATCCGTCGGTGTCCCTGAGGGCTACGCGCGCCGCGCGGTCACCAACGGCCTTGAGGCGGCCGGGGAGCGCGCGGCATGA
- a CDS encoding helix-turn-helix domain-containing protein — MDEHDTPDIPADDDPTLVFLTVKEAARRLRIGRTTCYGLIRTGELESVMVGGLRRVPVDAPVAYATRLRTTQRAA; from the coding sequence GTGGACGAACACGACACCCCCGACATCCCCGCCGACGACGACCCGACCCTCGTTTTCCTCACCGTCAAAGAGGCCGCCCGCCGACTCCGCATCGGCCGGACCACGTGCTATGGGCTCATCCGCACCGGAGAACTGGAGTCCGTCATGGTCGGTGGACTCCGCAGGGTCCCGGTCGACGCGCCGGTCGCCTACGCGACCCGTCTCCGCACCACCCAACGCGCCGCTTGA
- a CDS encoding DUF4760 domain-containing protein, protein MDRSLLLNLVALFISICAVAISVIFGMRQLAIARHANYIPALLDLLSEFRKVEFHEKYNFVCVRLREEHSPELGLSGLPIEVKEIVYSVLYFFQTIAKLYALEVLSEEVVMGMVRGRVVMMWRAIEPYVIKERESPLVDDHLLSVLESFAADAERFTGP, encoded by the coding sequence ATGGACAGGAGTCTGCTGCTGAACCTTGTGGCTCTTTTCATCTCGATCTGCGCGGTAGCCATTTCCGTGATCTTCGGGATGCGACAGCTGGCGATTGCGCGGCATGCTAACTATATACCTGCCCTTCTTGACCTCTTGAGTGAGTTCAGAAAAGTAGAGTTCCATGAGAAGTATAATTTTGTTTGCGTCAGGCTACGGGAGGAGCATTCTCCGGAACTTGGGCTGAGTGGGTTGCCAATAGAGGTGAAGGAAATTGTCTACAGTGTCTTATATTTCTTTCAGACCATTGCGAAACTTTATGCGCTAGAGGTCCTTAGTGAGGAGGTTGTAATGGGCATGGTGCGAGGTCGGGTGGTAATGATGTGGCGCGCCATTGAGCCTTATGTGATTAAGGAGCGCGAATCGCCTTTGGTGGATGATCATCTGCTTTCCGTGCTGGAAAGTTTCGCCGCAGATGCCGAGCGCTTTACGGGTCCGTAG
- a CDS encoding tyrosine-type recombinase/integrase — translation MAEDKKKRTRQPNGRSSIYFGKDGKWHGRVTVGVRDDGTPDRRHVERKTRAEVTAAVAELEKQRDAKTVRKPGKAWTVKAWLTHWIENVAPLAVNDNTMVGYGVAVRKHLIPGLGAHRLDRLKPEHIEVFYAKMQANGSKPATAHQVHRTFRTALNEAVRRGHLGKNPVLLAKAPKTGDHEVEPYTVQEVQRLLKAADRHRNSARWAVALALGLRQGEVLGLQWVDVDLDDGFLVVRRSRHRPQYAHGCAEPCGRKAAGYCPQKRRTNPELTVTKSRAGRRAVGLPEQLVDLLRAHLKAQEAEREAAGKRWEENGLVFPDEYGRSPSHRRDWSEWKALLAEAKVRDARLHDARHTAATVLLILGVPERAVMGLMGWSTTAMAARYQHMVDAVRTDIARQVDGLIWKVDGDGPSDADGSAGVPVEND, via the coding sequence GTGGCAGAGGACAAGAAGAAGCGCACGCGACAGCCGAACGGCCGAAGCTCGATCTACTTCGGAAAGGACGGCAAATGGCACGGCCGCGTCACCGTCGGCGTCCGCGACGACGGCACGCCGGACCGCCGTCACGTCGAACGCAAGACCCGCGCCGAAGTGACGGCCGCCGTAGCCGAGTTGGAGAAGCAGCGAGACGCCAAGACCGTGCGGAAGCCCGGTAAGGCATGGACGGTCAAGGCTTGGCTGACCCACTGGATTGAGAACGTCGCGCCCCTCGCCGTCAACGACAACACGATGGTCGGGTACGGCGTGGCCGTCCGGAAGCACCTCATTCCCGGCTTGGGCGCTCACCGTCTCGACAGGCTGAAGCCCGAGCACATCGAGGTGTTCTACGCCAAGATGCAGGCCAACGGCAGCAAGCCCGCGACCGCTCACCAGGTGCACCGGACCTTTCGCACTGCGCTCAACGAGGCTGTACGGCGGGGGCATCTCGGCAAGAACCCGGTGCTGTTGGCCAAAGCGCCGAAGACGGGGGATCACGAGGTAGAGCCCTACACCGTCCAAGAGGTACAGCGGCTGTTGAAGGCCGCTGACCGGCACCGCAACTCCGCACGGTGGGCCGTCGCCCTCGCGCTCGGTCTGCGTCAAGGGGAGGTGCTGGGCTTGCAGTGGGTGGACGTGGACCTTGACGATGGATTCCTCGTAGTCCGCCGTAGCCGCCACCGGCCGCAATACGCCCACGGGTGCGCCGAGCCCTGCGGACGCAAGGCCGCGGGGTACTGCCCGCAGAAGCGACGGACCAACCCGGAGTTGACCGTTACCAAGTCGCGCGCCGGCCGCCGCGCGGTCGGTCTCCCCGAACAGCTCGTTGACCTACTCCGTGCACACCTCAAGGCGCAGGAAGCGGAGAGGGAGGCGGCCGGGAAACGCTGGGAGGAGAACGGCCTGGTCTTCCCGGATGAGTACGGCCGTAGCCCGTCCCATCGCCGGGACTGGTCTGAGTGGAAGGCACTTCTGGCAGAGGCGAAGGTTCGTGACGCGCGTTTGCACGACGCACGCCACACTGCTGCCACCGTGCTGCTCATCCTCGGGGTACCCGAGCGCGCCGTGATGGGCCTTATGGGATGGTCGACAACCGCCATGGCCGCCCGGTATCAGCACATGGTCGACGCGGTGCGGACTGACATCGCGAGGCAAGTGGATGGTCTGATCTGGAAGGTGGATGGAGACGGGCCGAGCGATGCCGATGGGTCGGCCGGGGTGCCCGTGGAGAATGATTAG